The following proteins are co-located in the Pseudomonas antarctica genome:
- a CDS encoding PAS domain-containing protein translates to MKVTSTGSEAVALIARLDWAQSPLGEADDWPQSLRTAVDIVVHSPMPMLLLWGSQLTQLYNDGFAALAGNKHPGAMGQPAHESWPELASFTAPIYDAVLTGQVRTFTEQRFVLQRNHRDTEIWLDLTYSPVRDESGAVAGILVTAIETNERRSKAIELQQRSDDSLKAQHSTEQRLQLALAATDAVGTWDWDIGEDRFIADAHFAYLHGVDPSDAGLLPISDYLQGVHPEDRGMVARSIKHCITFGTEYAEEYRLLQADGQVRWVFARGRCYKDPQGRPARFLGAALDLTERKHTEHALRQSQTELQLIINAMPVLIGYVDHEQRFRLNNSAYLDWYGMTPQELYGKTIREVIGDELYAGREDKIAAALKGKACSFMTVTPHHDGRPRHALMKYLPRFSNDGSVNGFYIFVIDETERKLTEEALRHLNENLEERVAQRTQALAEANQRLQNEMFERERAEDALRHAQKMEAVGQLTGGIAHDFNNMLTGIIGSLDLMQRYISAGRSDEIGRFTDAAVSSAHRAAALTHRLLAFSRRQSLDRRPLDPNQLVVSLEDLFRRTKGAHITLKVQLGRDIWPVNTDASQLENALLNLVINARDAMPDGGELLIETANSYLDGSDITTLEPVKAGDYVMLGVCDNGTGMAPKILAKAFDPFFTTKPIGQGTGLGLSMIYGFAQQSGGHVTIQSEPGQGTCVRLYLPRLHGTALESHLPQHLSEAPLALAGESVVVVEDDPAVRMLVINVLDELGYTAHQAADARTALPLLESDLRVDLLVTDVGLPGMNGRQLAEIARQHRPGLRVLFMTGYAEKAAERQGFLEDGMDMVAKPFSIDLLATKIRSMISVDE, encoded by the coding sequence ATGAAAGTAACATCCACCGGAAGCGAAGCCGTTGCATTGATTGCGCGGCTGGACTGGGCGCAAAGCCCCCTCGGTGAGGCCGATGACTGGCCGCAAAGCCTGCGCACAGCCGTCGATATCGTGGTCCACTCGCCGATGCCGATGCTCCTGCTGTGGGGCAGCCAGCTCACGCAGCTCTACAACGACGGCTTCGCCGCGCTCGCGGGCAACAAACACCCCGGCGCCATGGGCCAACCCGCGCATGAGAGCTGGCCGGAGCTGGCGAGCTTCACCGCCCCGATCTACGACGCCGTCCTCACCGGCCAGGTGCGCACGTTCACCGAACAGCGCTTCGTCCTGCAACGCAACCACCGCGACACCGAAATCTGGCTCGACCTGACCTACAGCCCGGTCCGCGACGAAAGCGGCGCCGTCGCCGGTATTCTGGTCACCGCCATCGAAACCAACGAGCGCCGCAGCAAAGCCATCGAACTGCAACAGCGCTCCGATGACAGCCTCAAGGCCCAGCACAGCACCGAACAACGTCTGCAATTGGCGCTGGCCGCCACCGATGCGGTAGGTACGTGGGATTGGGACATCGGCGAAGACCGCTTTATCGCCGACGCCCACTTCGCCTATTTGCATGGCGTCGACCCGAGTGACGCCGGCCTGCTGCCCATCAGCGACTACCTGCAAGGCGTCCATCCCGAAGACCGCGGCATGGTGGCGCGCAGCATCAAGCACTGCATCACTTTCGGCACCGAATACGCCGAGGAATACCGCTTGCTGCAAGCCGATGGCCAGGTGCGCTGGGTGTTCGCCCGTGGTCGCTGCTACAAAGACCCGCAAGGCCGCCCGGCACGCTTCCTTGGCGCCGCGCTGGACCTGACCGAACGCAAACACACCGAGCACGCGCTGCGCCAAAGCCAGACCGAGCTGCAATTGATCATTAACGCCATGCCGGTGCTGATTGGCTACGTCGACCACGAACAGCGCTTTCGCCTGAACAACAGCGCCTACCTGGACTGGTATGGCATGACGCCCCAGGAGCTGTACGGCAAAACCATCCGTGAGGTGATCGGCGACGAGTTGTATGCCGGTCGCGAAGACAAGATCGCTGCCGCGCTCAAGGGCAAGGCCTGCAGCTTCATGACCGTTACGCCGCATCACGACGGCCGGCCGCGCCACGCGTTGATGAAGTACCTGCCACGCTTCAGCAATGACGGCTCGGTGAACGGTTTCTATATCTTTGTCATCGATGAGACCGAACGCAAACTCACCGAAGAGGCCTTGCGGCACCTCAACGAGAACCTGGAAGAGCGCGTCGCCCAGCGCACACAGGCGCTGGCGGAGGCCAACCAGCGCTTGCAAAACGAAATGTTTGAACGCGAGCGCGCCGAAGATGCGCTGCGTCATGCGCAGAAAATGGAAGCCGTGGGCCAGCTTACCGGCGGCATTGCCCATGATTTCAACAATATGCTGACCGGGATTATCGGCAGCCTGGACCTGATGCAGCGCTATATCAGTGCCGGGCGCAGCGACGAAATCGGCCGCTTTACCGACGCCGCGGTGTCTTCCGCCCATCGCGCGGCCGCCCTCACCCATCGGCTGCTGGCGTTCTCCCGCCGCCAGTCGCTGGACCGCCGCCCGCTTGATCCGAACCAGCTGGTGGTGTCCCTGGAAGATTTGTTCCGGCGAACCAAGGGCGCGCATATCACGCTCAAGGTGCAACTGGGCCGCGATATCTGGCCCGTGAATACCGATGCCAGCCAGTTGGAAAACGCCCTGCTCAACCTGGTGATCAACGCGCGCGACGCGATGCCCGACGGCGGCGAATTGCTGATCGAAACCGCCAACAGCTACCTCGATGGCAGCGATATCACCACCCTCGAACCGGTGAAGGCCGGCGACTACGTGATGCTGGGCGTGTGCGACAACGGCACCGGCATGGCACCGAAGATCCTGGCCAAGGCGTTCGACCCGTTTTTCACCACCAAGCCTATCGGCCAGGGCACAGGCCTTGGGCTGTCGATGATCTATGGGTTTGCCCAGCAATCCGGTGGCCACGTGACGATTCAAAGCGAACCCGGCCAAGGCACCTGCGTGCGCCTGTACCTGCCGCGCCTGCATGGCACCGCCCTGGAAAGCCACCTGCCGCAACATCTGAGCGAAGCCCCGTTGGCGCTGGCCGGTGAGTCGGTGGTGGTGGTCGAGGATGACCCGGCGGTGCGCATGCTGGTGATCAATGTGCTGGATGAGTTGGGTTACACCGCACACCAGGCCGCGGACGCACGCACGGCGCTGCCGTTGCTGGAGTCGGATTTGCGCGTGGACCTGCTGGTGACCGACGTCGGCCTGCCGGGCATGAACGGCCGACAACTGGCGGAAATCGCCCGTCAGCACCGGCCGGGCCTGCGCGTGTTGTTCATGACCGGTTACGCCGAAAAAGCCGCCGAGCGCCAGGGCTTCCTGGAGGACGGCATGGACATGGTCGCCAAGCCGTTTTCCATTGACCTGCTGGCGACAAAAATCCGCAGCATGATCAGCGTCGACGAATGA
- a CDS encoding 3-hydroxybutyrate dehydrogenase, with translation MTNLNGKTALVTGSTSGIGLGIALSLAKAGANLILNGFGDASAVVTQVQAFGGKVGHHPADVSDPAQIADMLAYAEREFGGVDILVNNAGIQHVSAVEDFPVERWDSIIAINLSSVFHSTRLSLPGMKAKGWGRIVNIASVHGLVGSVGKAAYVAAKHGVIGLTKVVGLETATTNVTCNAICPGWVLTPLVQKQIDDRAANGVDPQQAQHDLLAEKQPSLEFVTPPQLGELVLFLCSEAGAQVRGAAWNIDGGWLAQ, from the coding sequence ATGACGAACTTGAACGGCAAGACCGCCCTGGTCACCGGCTCCACCAGCGGCATCGGCTTGGGCATAGCGCTGAGCCTGGCCAAGGCCGGCGCCAACCTGATCCTCAACGGCTTCGGCGACGCCAGCGCGGTGGTCACCCAGGTGCAGGCGTTCGGCGGCAAAGTCGGCCATCACCCGGCAGACGTCAGCGACCCGGCGCAGATCGCCGACATGCTGGCCTATGCCGAGCGCGAGTTCGGTGGCGTGGATATATTGGTCAATAACGCCGGCATTCAGCATGTGTCGGCGGTGGAGGATTTCCCGGTGGAACGCTGGGATTCGATCATCGCGATCAACCTGTCGTCGGTATTCCACAGCACGCGCTTGAGCCTGCCGGGCATGAAAGCCAAAGGCTGGGGGCGTATCGTCAATATCGCCTCGGTGCATGGCCTGGTCGGTTCGGTGGGTAAGGCCGCGTACGTGGCGGCCAAGCATGGCGTGATCGGCCTGACCAAAGTGGTGGGCCTGGAGACCGCCACCACCAACGTCACCTGCAACGCCATCTGCCCTGGGTGGGTGCTGACGCCGCTGGTGCAGAAGCAGATTGATGACCGTGCGGCCAACGGTGTTGATCCACAGCAGGCGCAGCATGATTTGCTCGCGGAGAAACAGCCGTCGCTGGAGTTCGTGACGCCGCCGCAGCTGGGTGAGTTGGTGTTGTTTCTGTGCAGCGAGGCCGGCGCCCAGGTGCGCGGCGCGGCGTGGAATATCGATGGCGGCTGGCTGGCTCAGTAA
- a CDS encoding sugar kinase, with protein sequence MNTQPRIALIGECMIELQHRADGSLHQSFGGDTLNTAVYLRRELGAVGTVDYVTALGDDSFSDAMCQQWRDEGLGLDRVQRLPGRLPGLYCIQTDANGERKFLYWRNEAAVRDCFTTPAAEPILAALPDYAVVYFSGITLAVLGEIGRERLLQSLIETRRRGGKVVFDNNYRPRLWASVEAARAAYHTVLAEVDIALLTEDDERALFGYADTEQVFAAYPGIEEVVLKRGADACLIRCAGERFAVPALQVEQVVDTTAAGDSFSAAYLASRLKGGSPEAAALAGHRLASRVIQVPGALIPR encoded by the coding sequence ATGAACACACAACCGCGCATCGCCCTGATCGGCGAATGCATGATCGAACTGCAGCACCGCGCCGACGGCAGCCTGCATCAGAGCTTCGGCGGCGACACCCTGAACACGGCGGTGTACCTGCGCCGCGAGCTGGGCGCTGTCGGCACGGTCGACTACGTCACCGCGTTGGGCGATGACAGTTTCAGCGATGCCATGTGCCAACAGTGGCGCGACGAAGGCCTGGGCCTGGACAGGGTTCAGCGCTTGCCCGGCCGTTTGCCGGGGTTGTATTGCATCCAGACGGACGCCAACGGCGAACGCAAATTCCTCTATTGGCGCAATGAAGCCGCAGTGCGTGATTGCTTCACCACGCCGGCCGCCGAACCGATCCTGGCGGCCTTGCCGGATTACGCCGTGGTGTATTTCAGCGGTATCACCCTGGCGGTGCTCGGTGAAATCGGGCGTGAGCGCTTACTGCAAAGCCTGATTGAAACCCGCCGGCGCGGCGGCAAGGTGGTGTTCGACAACAACTACCGGCCGCGTCTGTGGGCCAGTGTCGAGGCGGCGCGCGCGGCGTATCACACGGTGTTGGCCGAGGTGGATATCGCCTTGCTGACCGAGGATGACGAACGTGCATTGTTTGGGTATGCCGACACTGAGCAGGTGTTTGCGGCGTACCCGGGCATTGAGGAAGTGGTGCTCAAGCGTGGGGCGGATGCGTGTTTGATCCGTTGCGCAGGCGAGCGCTTTGCCGTGCCGGCGTTGCAGGTCGAGCAGGTGGTGGATACGACGGCGGCGGGGGATTCGTTCAGTGCGGCGTATTTGGCCAGTCGGCTGAAGGGTGGTTCGCCAGAGGCGGCGGCCTTGGCTGGGCATCGGTTGGCGAGCCGGGTGATTCAAGTACCGGGTGCACTGATCCCAAGATAG
- a CDS encoding IclR family transcriptional regulator — protein MTEDTIKRRAKGLDRAFDILDFLKEIGQPLRPNDIASGIGSPKSTVYELVASLLERRILETVGKDGHVYLGRQLYFLGQAHLRHFDLTREADHALQEIVSQTHETAQMCLLNGRKYTVALMREGERHFRISSDIGENAPIPWTASGRLLLGHLSDQQIIDLIDYDDFILPDGQRLALDTFLAQIRQATLDGFFSFDSVADTFTHCFAAPVRDAQGISIATLCIVAPRADAIKNYNDYRRVLIDSANNLARRINE, from the coding sequence ATGACCGAAGACACCATCAAACGCCGCGCCAAAGGCCTGGACCGTGCTTTCGATATCCTCGATTTTCTCAAGGAGATCGGCCAGCCCCTGCGCCCGAATGATATTGCCAGCGGCATCGGCAGCCCCAAATCCACCGTCTATGAGTTGGTCGCATCGCTGCTGGAGCGGCGCATCCTGGAAACGGTGGGCAAGGACGGCCACGTCTACCTCGGCCGCCAGTTGTACTTCCTCGGCCAGGCGCACCTGCGCCATTTCGACCTGACCCGCGAGGCCGACCACGCCTTGCAGGAAATCGTCAGCCAAACCCACGAAACCGCGCAGATGTGCCTGCTCAATGGGCGCAAATACACGGTGGCGCTGATGCGCGAAGGTGAGCGGCATTTCCGTATTTCATCGGACATCGGCGAAAACGCACCCATCCCGTGGACTGCCTCCGGGCGCCTGTTGCTGGGGCACTTGAGCGACCAGCAAATCATCGACCTGATCGACTACGACGATTTCATCCTGCCGGACGGCCAGCGCCTGGCGCTGGACACCTTCCTGGCGCAAATCCGCCAGGCCACGCTCGACGGTTTCTTCTCTTTCGACAGCGTGGCCGACACCTTTACCCATTGCTTCGCTGCCCCGGTCCGCGACGCACAAGGCATCAGCATTGCGACCTTGTGCATCGTCGCCCCACGGGCCGACGCGATTAAAAATTACAACGACTATCGCCGGGTGTTGATCGACAGCGCCAACAACCTGGCCCGTCGCATCAACGAATAG
- a CDS encoding acetoacetate--CoA ligase, translating to MSEILWQPSPERIANTRMDQFRRFINGRYSVQLPDYPALHQWSIDQRPDFWQAIVAFFDVQFRSPPSVTLIEDREMPSAQWFPDATLNFAEHLLRRRDDHPAVVAISEDGQREQLTYAELATHVAGLQNSLRAAGVGVGDRVAACMPNTWQTLVGMLATTSLGAIWSCSSPDFGTQGVIDRFGQIEPKVLITCAGYRYAGKTIDQSTKLNEILARLPSLQQLIIVPYARPQATAEDYQTQARVALWSDFYQPGGEPEFVAVPFNHPLYILYSSGTTGVPKCIIHGTGGVLLTHLKEHGLHADLSRADCLFYYTTCGWMMWNWLVSVLALGATAVLYDGSPFHPGPERLIDLIDAEKISVFGTSPKFLATLEKAGLQPRLSHDLSSLKGLISTGSPLSPQSYDYVYRDIKGELCLSSMSGGTDIVSCFVIGNPVLPVRRGEMQCKSLAMAIEVWDDQGQPLIGEKGELVCTRHFPAMPIGLWNDPDQQKLRASYFSQFPGVWAQGDYAEQRPNGSLLIHGRSDAVLNPGGVRIGTAEIYRQVEKVPQVLESLAIGQRWQDDVRVVLFVRLNDGIELDDALEQQIRQVIRANTTPRHVPAKILAVSDIPRTISGKIVELAVRNVVHGEPVKNTDALANPEALAQFRDRPELAQG from the coding sequence ATGTCCGAGATCCTCTGGCAACCCTCCCCCGAACGCATCGCCAACACGCGGATGGACCAGTTCCGACGCTTCATCAACGGCCGCTACAGCGTTCAGTTGCCGGACTACCCGGCCCTGCACCAGTGGAGCATCGACCAGCGCCCCGACTTCTGGCAGGCCATCGTCGCGTTCTTTGACGTGCAATTTCGCAGCCCGCCCTCGGTGACGCTGATCGAAGACCGTGAAATGCCCAGCGCCCAGTGGTTCCCTGACGCTACCCTGAACTTTGCCGAACATTTGCTGCGCCGCCGCGATGATCACCCGGCGGTGGTCGCTATCAGCGAAGACGGCCAGCGCGAACAACTGACCTACGCCGAACTGGCTACCCACGTCGCCGGCCTGCAAAACAGCCTGCGCGCAGCGGGTGTCGGCGTGGGCGACCGCGTGGCCGCGTGCATGCCCAACACCTGGCAAACCCTGGTCGGCATGCTCGCCACCACCAGCCTCGGTGCGATCTGGTCCTGTTCATCGCCGGACTTCGGCACCCAAGGCGTGATCGACCGTTTCGGCCAGATCGAACCCAAGGTGCTGATCACCTGCGCGGGTTATCGCTACGCCGGCAAGACCATCGACCAAAGCACCAAGCTGAATGAAATCCTTGCACGCCTGCCCTCCCTGCAACAGTTGATCATCGTGCCGTATGCCCGGCCGCAGGCGACAGCCGAGGACTATCAGACCCAGGCCAGGGTCGCGCTGTGGAGCGACTTCTATCAACCTGGCGGCGAACCTGAGTTTGTCGCCGTGCCGTTCAATCACCCGCTGTACATCCTCTATTCCAGCGGCACCACCGGCGTGCCCAAGTGCATCATCCACGGCACCGGCGGCGTGCTGCTCACGCACCTCAAGGAACACGGTCTGCATGCCGACCTGTCGCGGGCTGACTGCCTCTTTTACTACACCACGTGCGGCTGGATGATGTGGAACTGGCTGGTGTCGGTGCTGGCCCTCGGCGCGACGGCCGTACTGTATGACGGTTCGCCCTTTCACCCGGGCCCCGAACGGCTGATCGACCTGATCGATGCGGAGAAAATCAGCGTATTCGGCACCAGCCCGAAATTCCTCGCCACGCTGGAAAAAGCCGGCCTGCAACCGCGCCTGAGTCATGATTTGAGCAGCCTCAAAGGGCTGATTTCGACTGGCTCGCCGCTGTCGCCGCAGAGCTACGACTACGTGTACCGCGACATCAAAGGCGAGCTGTGCCTGTCGTCGATGTCGGGCGGCACCGATATCGTCTCCTGCTTTGTCATCGGCAACCCGGTGCTACCGGTACGGCGCGGTGAAATGCAGTGCAAGAGCCTGGCAATGGCTATCGAAGTGTGGGACGACCAGGGCCAGCCATTGATTGGGGAAAAAGGCGAACTGGTCTGCACTCGGCATTTTCCGGCGATGCCGATCGGGCTCTGGAATGACCCGGATCAGCAGAAACTGCGCGCGTCTTATTTCAGCCAGTTTCCCGGTGTATGGGCCCAGGGCGACTACGCCGAACAGCGCCCCAATGGCAGCCTGTTGATCCATGGTCGCTCCGATGCGGTGCTCAACCCGGGTGGCGTGCGCATCGGCACGGCGGAAATTTATCGCCAGGTGGAAAAGGTCCCGCAGGTCCTGGAAAGCCTGGCCATCGGCCAACGCTGGCAGGACGATGTGCGGGTGGTGCTGTTTGTGCGCCTCAATGACGGCATTGAACTGGATGACGCCCTGGAGCAACAGATTCGCCAGGTGATTCGCGCCAACACCACGCCGCGCCATGTGCCGGCGAAGATCCTCGCCGTCAGCGATATCCCGCGCACCATCAGCGGCAAGATCGTCGAACTGGCGGTGCGCAACGTGGTGCACGGTGAGCCGGTAAAAAACACTGACGCGTTGGCGAACCCGGAGGCACTGGCACAGTTTCGTGACCGCCCGGAGCTGGCACAAGGATGA
- a CDS encoding RidA family protein yields the protein MTITRYGTGSTAGGGQPRPFARAVEADGWLYVSGQVPAVDGEIINGGIVEQTRQTLRNVVAILEEAGYELKDVVRVGVWLEDPRDFWSFNKVFGEYFTPEHAPARACVQANMMVDCKVEIDCVAYRKKG from the coding sequence ATGACCATTACTCGTTACGGCACCGGCAGCACCGCCGGCGGTGGCCAGCCACGTCCTTTCGCCCGCGCGGTGGAAGCGGACGGCTGGCTCTACGTCTCGGGCCAGGTGCCAGCGGTGGACGGTGAAATCATCAACGGCGGCATCGTCGAGCAAACCCGCCAGACCCTGCGCAATGTGGTGGCGATTCTGGAAGAGGCCGGCTACGAACTCAAAGACGTGGTGCGCGTGGGTGTATGGCTGGAAGACCCACGGGACTTCTGGAGTTTCAACAAGGTATTCGGCGAATACTTCACCCCGGAACACGCCCCGGCGCGTGCCTGTGTACAGGCCAACATGATGGTGGACTGCAAGGTCGAGATTGATTGCGTGGCCTACAGGAAAAAAGGCTAA
- a CDS encoding peptidylprolyl isomerase, with protein sequence MKAQARHILVKTSEEAEQLKQRIAKGEAFDVLAKKYSTCPSGKRGGDLGEVRPGQMVGAIDAVIFKKPVKVVHGPIKSKFGYHLVQVFYRD encoded by the coding sequence ATGAAAGCCCAAGCCCGTCACATTCTGGTGAAGACCAGCGAAGAAGCCGAACAGCTCAAGCAGCGCATTGCCAAGGGCGAAGCGTTTGATGTGCTGGCCAAGAAATACTCGACCTGCCCGTCCGGCAAGCGCGGCGGTGATTTGGGTGAAGTGCGGCCAGGGCAGATGGTCGGGGCGATTGATGCGGTGATCTTCAAAAAGCCGGTGAAGGTGGTGCACGGGCCAATCAAGAGCAAGTTTGGCTATCACCTGGTGCAGGTGTTTTACCGCGACTGA
- a CDS encoding amino acid deaminase: MSAFNAVEKGAAAIGAHLVRDVSLPALVLHRDALEHNIRWMQAFVSNSGAELAPHGKTSMMPALFQRQIAQGAWGITLANAVQTRAAYAGGVRRVLMANQLVGAPNMALIADLLADPDFDFHCMVDHPDNVADLGLFFAARGLRLNVMIEYGVVGGRCGCRSEQDVRELAKAIKAQPALALTGIEGYEGVIHGEHAISGIREFAASLVRLAVDLQNNGSFDLPKPIITASGSAWYDLIAESFETQNAAGRFLSVLRPGSYVAHDHGIYKDAQCCVLDRRSDLNEGLRPALEVWAHVQSLPEPGFAVIALGKRDVAYDAGLPVPLKRYKAGILPAEGDDVTACKVTAVMDQHAFMTVAPGVELRIGDIISFGTSHPCLTFDKWQVGCLVDEQLQVIESLHTCF; this comes from the coding sequence ATGTCTGCCTTCAACGCCGTTGAAAAAGGCGCCGCCGCGATTGGCGCCCACCTGGTCCGCGACGTCAGCCTGCCGGCCCTGGTGCTGCACCGTGACGCCCTGGAACACAACATTCGCTGGATGCAAGCGTTTGTCAGCAACAGCGGCGCAGAACTCGCGCCCCATGGTAAAACCAGCATGATGCCCGCGCTGTTCCAGCGCCAGATCGCCCAAGGCGCCTGGGGTATTACCCTGGCCAATGCGGTGCAGACCCGCGCCGCCTACGCCGGTGGCGTGCGCCGCGTGTTGATGGCCAACCAATTGGTTGGTGCGCCGAACATGGCGTTGATTGCCGACCTGTTGGCCGATCCTGATTTCGACTTCCACTGCATGGTCGACCACCCGGACAACGTCGCCGACCTGGGCCTGTTCTTCGCTGCCCGTGGCTTGCGCCTGAACGTGATGATCGAATACGGCGTGGTCGGCGGCCGTTGCGGTTGCCGCAGCGAGCAGGACGTGCGCGAACTCGCCAAGGCGATCAAGGCCCAGCCGGCCCTGGCCCTTACCGGTATTGAAGGCTATGAAGGCGTGATCCACGGTGAACATGCCATCAGCGGCATCCGCGAGTTCGCCGCCAGCCTGGTGCGATTGGCCGTGGACCTGCAAAACAACGGCTCTTTCGACCTGCCCAAGCCCATCATCACCGCATCGGGGTCGGCCTGGTACGACCTGATCGCCGAGTCCTTCGAAACGCAAAACGCCGCCGGCCGTTTCCTCAGCGTGTTGCGCCCGGGCAGCTACGTGGCCCACGACCACGGTATCTACAAAGACGCGCAATGCTGCGTGCTCGACCGCCGCAGCGACCTCAATGAAGGCCTGCGCCCTGCGTTGGAAGTCTGGGCGCATGTGCAATCGTTGCCCGAGCCTGGCTTTGCCGTGATTGCCCTGGGCAAGCGCGACGTGGCCTACGACGCCGGGTTGCCGGTGCCGCTCAAACGCTACAAGGCCGGTATCCTGCCCGCCGAAGGCGATGACGTGACCGCGTGCAAAGTCACGGCGGTGATGGACCAGCATGCGTTCATGACGGTGGCGCCAGGGGTTGAGTTGCGTATCGGTGACATCATCTCGTTCGGCACCTCGCACCCTTGCCTGACCTTCGACAAATGGCAAGTGGGCTGCCTGGTGGATGAGCAGTTGCAGGTGATCGAGTCGCTGCATACCTGCTTCTAG